GCTCAACATCGCTCTTCTTTATAAAGCTGAACCACAAACAACAAAGTCCCTAATGGCTTGCACACCCTGTAAGTGAGATGATGGTCTTCTAAAAAAGTGATGTAGTTACTCATGCCAAGGTTTGGATTTTCCAAAGCTTATTTCTTCTTCTACATGGTCTCTGAAAAGATATGTCCTTTTATGCATAGGTTTGTACCTCCGGTTCCTTAGATCCAAAATCATTCTGGTATCCAAAATTTTCATTGACCTCTCCTTGAATAAGAGCCTCGGGCAGTGTTTATGCCAAATAGCTCCCCTGGTCAGCTCAGGAGCCTGGGTAGCCCAGGGGAAGGGAGTGCTATGGGCTGTGGTAAGAGGGGAATGAAgctaagaaactgaaaactacCACCAGTCATGCTTGACCATGTTTCTTTTGTGCAGCATCTCTTCTAGGTCCTCCGCACACCTTGTAAATCAGATATATTATTGCCTGGCATGTGCTCAAGGAGCAATGGCTGAAACAGGGACCTGTGAACCTCTGTCCCCTCACACTGGAATCATTCTTTTGAAAAGAATGAGATCAGCTAAAGAAGCAAGAATAATAATAGCCCGCTACTTTAATGTACCTGCTGTAAAACATCATTGTTTTGACGCAGTCAACCTTTTACGttgactttaaaaaaacacaaaccccttAAAACCATAAACCCCACTGCCTGATGGTTTTGTTTTCCGCTTGAAGAGCGTATTGAATACACTCTGAACTAAGTTCCTTAGGAAGGCCCTCAGGTCTGGGCACCTTCAGTAGCATTAGGGGAACCGCAGTGCCGCAAGTATCAGCTCAAGGGGAACAGGCACATCATGGCGCAGCACAAAGACCCAcggcagggctggctgggctgtGGCAGAGGCCATCCGAACACAATTTTAGGACAAAGCAGAAGCGAAGGTTGCCACTTCAAAGCATTTTCATCTTCGTTTCCTCAGCGCTGCGATGCGCTGCTGGGTGCCATAGCAACGGGGGTGATGCTCCTCCGAGCCTGTGGCTCGGcacctgctgggggggggggaatggaaaAGCTCCTTTTTAAAGCACCGTTGTATGTCACCATTGAAAGAAAGGAGGGcagctaaagggaaaaaaatgcagttttaatttttcactgtgaaataaatAGATAAACTCATATCTATTTTAGCCATGAGGACAAAACCAGCAACATGCACTGTACCATGGCTGGGTGTTAGCACAAGTGGTGCAAGGTGTTAGCTTTGATGTGTGACTCTAGTATTTGCCCAGAGCTGGGGGCAGAGGGTACACCTACACACATGTGCTTTAAGGCTACtgctacaaaaagaaaacacattcagAACCACCTTGATAGCCTGCTCATACTTTGAGCTCTCTGAGGCAGGAGAAATGTGCTGTTTCAGGGTCTGTGCAAGAGGCGGGGAGAAGACTGTCATCTTCAGTGAGCTTTGCCCAAGCCCTGctgacaatattttaaattatttagccTGCTATCGCGATGGTGTTTATTAAGTGCGTTGAACAGCATGTTTGCAACCACGGTACATCTCCATCGAAGCTGTGGGTGCCCGAGGCCCTGCACAACCTCTGGCTGCTTGGCAGCCCCACGCTGCAGCACACAGGTTGCAGCCACGTCCAGGAGATGAGATCCCCATGCTTGGGAGGCTGCAGGAGCACAAGTCCTTCTGTGTCATCATCACAGAGCCCTCGGGCCCTCACTGAGCTCAGCCATGGGACAGCAGCCTGCTCCCAAGGAGCCGTTGTCCCTGGATGGCAGCGGAGTCTGAGCGGCCatcctttccaaaaaaaccccttcttctGGCAGAGATATTCTGCAGAGATTGACAAACCATTCCTCACCTGGTGCGTGCGATGAAGTGGTGGGGAAAAATGCCCTTACTACGCCCAGGAGAGCCAGACACGTGCTGAGTCCCCTCCCAGCATCTATCACCTGCGGCACAGTGCCTGCGCCAGCCAGGCATCTCAGGCCTTCACACAGCCTTGTGCTTCTCTGGCTGCCCATTATAtccttttatgaaaatatttatgtgagttaattcttttctcctccaagaaaaggaaaaaaaaggcatttaactACAGCCCTGGAAAAAACAGTGTCTAGCAAGCTGGCTATGGAGTTAGGCTTTGGCTCTGTGCGTGTATGCGAATAAGGGCAGTAAGTAAAGTCTCCTGTTAAAATATGATCTTGGAAGGCAAATATAAAATTGTGAAACTTGTTCACTGAAAACAGCAAACATTCATTTAAGTCTGAGTACTCTTGCTTTTATTACTCTTCCCCAGTTTTACATATTACGTATTTAAGTATTAAATGTTACTGATTTGACCGAAAGAAAATTTTCTGGACTATGAGGATTGCAGGAGCAGTATTAGGACCAGGGAGAATAATAGTATTAGGAATCAAGGTGATAAAAGATGTTATTTGTTTAAAGCACAATTTTGTTTTGAATAGAATACAATGATTCCAAGTTCCCAGTGTCACAAGCAAGTGCATCTTGAACGGCAACAGGTTTGTCCTTCTTTAGAGTACAGAACTGAATTTAACTCTGgcattttttcaattttatgtttAATGTTTCGACTCATCCAAGTAACAGGGAACTGAAGGATTTTGCTGTGGCCCAAAGCAAGAGCTCTGACTGAACTCCTGTCATCTGCATGATTGCTCAGGGTAATGGTGACACTGACGATGAAGTCTTATTTCTGCAGCCTTTGTACTTTGCTTCATCAGACATTGCCTCACCAAAAATCATCCCCACCCCACTTAGCAGAGATGAGCTGCTGAAGAATACCACCAGGAAAAACCACTTTTAAACTATAATCCTGGAAATGCTTATGCCTGAGCTGTCCTAGTGAAAACCATGCCTGACTCACAGAGTTACACAAGCACATCTTCTGTGAAAGAGCCGGAGCTTTTCCAGAACATCCACTGCAGGTCTTAACAGGAGCTCAAGAGACATTTCAAGTGTCCAGGTAATCTACTGAATAATAAAGGCTCTGTGTATACTTATGTATACATGTAACAGCCATTTCATGAAatgggaaataatattttttattagacAAAAACGTGATGTTACCTACAGGGTGAGTTCTCTGCTTGCCTTGGAGCCTGCCTCTTTCTTTGTGGTAGCCATTGTGAGAGAGGGCGAGGAACCCGTCTGCAGGGCTTCCCCTCTTCTTCATCGGagcttcccagagctgctgctacTCACACACAAAGgttcaattttgtatttttttagagCTTCATCATAGAATCTGTCTTAGCTGGACAGATCATTTATCTTCCTCCCGCTGCCAAGAGATACATAACCATTAATTAAGCGGGGCCCGATTTTCACTATAGGTAATGCATTTACTGCCCTGGCTGACTTCAGCAAGCTCTTCAGGTACGCACTGCTCTTAAAGATAATGCCAGTCAGCGTTCTTATAGccagcaaaaccagcagtgtATGCTACCAACTTATTCTACGGTAAGCTGCAGAAGAGTTGTCTGTAGAAGTAAAAAATGTATGTTTCCGTTTCAAATTAGTATGACTTTATCAACTGCCACAAAGAAACACAGTCTCTTGtccagaaataatttattcatcaACAATAAAACACTGAATAGAAAAAGCCTTGtaaataaaactatatatatataatgctttattttttttatttgatactCCACAAAAAACACTACAGACAGTAACAAAATAATCCAATTAATcttaaaaatttcaaattataATTGTCACTCTTCATTTATCATGTTTTATTAACAATGCGAAGGTCATTTGTTTACATATTATAGTTTTACTTGATTTCATTAAATTGTTTCTTAAAACACTCGAAGCAATTTCTTGTTTGCCCCATAATTTATAACATATATATCAATAAACAATATAACAGCTCTGAGAAAGATATGCAGACTGTTCAATGGTAAGTAGTCTACCATGGGTTGTTTAGTGGGAGAGTGGGAATAAATCACAACTGAATTGGGATAGAAGTCAACACATTGAAGAGAAATAATATTTGGGGAACAATTACATATTTTCCATTGCCCGCTTAGTAATGTGATCTCTTTCAAGCTCTGATTTCTCCTGTTTTAGGTACTCTAGCACCTTTGCTAGCATATCCTCATCCAGATACTGCCTGTTCTGCGTGTCATCGGTTTCCCCGGCCATGGAAAGCCTTTTGCTGAGCGAAGCCAACTTCGCGGCCTCCTGTGGCCCCAGCCGGCTCAGGTGCTCTCTGATGGCCTGCTCCAGCCGGTCGTCCTCCTGCAGGTCGCTCTCAGAAGCTGGAAGTGGGACTCGTTTCATCTGGTTCATATTGATTACTTCAGGATATTTTGCCAACACCTTTGCCAAGTAATCGGCCAGCTCTTCGTCCTTCTCGTTCAGTTTCTCATACTCCATTTGTCGCCTTTCCAAATCATTCATCCAGGCAGCTTTAGGAAGTGGGTGTCCTTTCAACCTTCTGGGAATGTAAGACAGTCTCGGCAAATCATTTTCTTGATTAAGACGATTTAGTAAGTAGGAGGGATTCTGATTAGCTAAATTGTCAGTTCCCAGAAGACTGACAATATCTTCAATATTGAGGTCTTCAGGTAGATTTTCTGGAATAACATTAAGAGGTTGCTTCATGTACCCATTTTTAgagtttacattatttttaaatatatcactCTGTCCTAGATTGGTTTCAACGATCTCGTCGAGATCTTCTGGGAATTCTACTTCCTGCTCAGCTTCCAACCTTTCACtctgaagctgctttttttctccagctttcaaCATGTCTATTAAATCCTCAGGAGGAATTTGTAAATTCCTTGAGATTTCTATCAGCTGAGCTATAGACTGAGGATTGAGTTGCTTATCCAAAAATGTGGGTCCTCTTTTTTCCTCAAGTTCTCCTCCAGTCCTTAATTTCCTATTCCCAGCACCGCCGATCAGCCTCTTCAGGTAATAATTCATTAGCTTTGAAACATCCTCTGACATTTGATCTTTATTGTCTCTTCTTATTTCATCCTCAAGTAAGCCGAGTTTCGCTGATCTTTTCATTTCGTCATCAATCTCCTCTTCATGTTTATCGATTTCCTCTTTGCTATCTTTTATCTCTTCCTGGGTTTGACTTTCCACTTTTTCCTCTATGGGATTCCAATCTTCTCCTCCAACCACATCTTCATAGGCAATGTTATTCACTTTATATACATCATCTTCATCATCTGTATACAATTTCTGATCCTCATCCAGCCTTTCTTTCTTGTGGTTATTGGGTCCTGCCATCTTCCCCAACTCCTGAAACACAGACTCCAACGTAGCAAGGCTTTGGGGCGTGTATTGCTCTTCCACTATTTCATTAGTACGCTTGAAAGGACTGTCTCTTGAACTGTCTTCATAGTGCCCAAGTGGCATTTTGAGATATTTTTGCCACCTCTCAGGCCACTTGTAAGCCTCGTAATCATCAGCTACTCCAGCTGCAAAGTTGTTATCTGAACTCAGACCAAAAGGTTTATTCTCCCTTGGGCCAGCTTTTGACTCTTTCTCAGCTTGCCGCAAAGCTTCCAACATTACCTTAACCCATTGGGACTCATCTTCAGGCAAAGAATCCCTTACATTATCTGGTAGGTGAACctgatctttgctttctttctgttgcaGGAGATACGGGACACTTTGATAAGAGTTGTAATCAGGGCTGCTTTCTCCCTTGTTAGTTTGCTTGCGAAGATCTTCTATGTATTCCAAAGCCTTGATCATATCGGGATTTGGGAACCTTTGTAAGTTTTTCATTACATAGTCTGGATCTTTCTGAAGCAGCTGATGCTGCTGGAAGGAAGCTGCATCAACCCAATAGATTAGGACAAAGAAAAAGGTGAGAGCGCAGGCTGCTCCAAGCTGGAAGGTTTTAGTTTCTGCCATATTTAAAGTATTTCCTtgaaataaagaagaagaaaaaagaaactgttaacATATGGAGACAGACTTAGgaaactgagaaataaaatagAGCTTGTTATTTTAAACTGGAACTCATAATGAAGAATACCACCAGTACTACACATACTTTTATTAATTATGGAAACCTGATATAACTCGTACATGGAAGCCATATATTTGGGGGGAAATCTGAGATTTTCTGAATCTTTCCTATGATTCTTCAGTTTACTGGGAACTATTGGTTTCCTATGCTAGAAATTTCTTATCTCTATGCTCACTGTACATCAGTTTTCCAACAACAGCAGCACCAAAGTATAAAATACAAAGCTGTATAGCTCATGAAATGCCCATAGAGGAATCTCAATGTCATTTTGATTATGAAAAGGAAGGCTTCAAATGGTAAAATCAGCATATCCATATATTTAAATGCTGctcaaaatattaatatttaaactaCATACAGAATTCTTTTTTGAGATTGTTCCATAGGGCATCTAATTTCATGCCAGGGTCATACTGCTGAATGGTGCTAGACTgcaataaaattaatgtaatgaaGTGGAGAACATGGCATATAAAATGAGTTGCAAGTTTATTTCTGTCATTACTGTTAGTGTTATTACTTCCTTTTTtgctctttcattaaaaaaaatacattatttgtattacaggTGAATTTTAGTTAAGAGGCTCTATGAGTGAACCATTTTCCTATGGGCAATGATCCCCTATAAGAAGGACAAACTACAATTTATCCTAAAGGAACAATATCATTTTACTGAATCCTTTAAAACCCATCTTGGAAATGAGCTCGAGTAGGTAGGTTCTGAGTGGtgatttcattcattcattgacttcagcagaaattGAATCAGGTCCCAGGACAGGCAGAAATGTGACCATTGGCAAAAGTGAGCTAAATTCACTTAGAATAGATCAGTAAAAGCCCAAGTCTAGTCAGTCTGCCCAGCTTACACCAGCCAACAATAAACTCTGGAACAGAAGTGGGAAAAATATGCCTCCAGCTGAATTAAGAAGATTACAGCACTGCTGCGTATGAGGATACAGCTGCACAAGCCCAGTCAtgcagggagctgagcaccctCCACCCAGTGAATGGAAAAATTGCCATCACTCATTTGCTAGGAGATGCTCAGGCACTGATATGCTGGGGCCATGAGACAGATTAGACTCTTTTCTGATCCAGTTACATTAACAGATGTAGTACaataatgggaaagaaaagataaagataGAAACCTCTTTGATTAATTGACCTATTTTGGTTCCTTTGGTTTTTGGCTTGGTAAAAGCATCCTGTTGAGACGTTGGTGATTCATGGCAGACTGAAAGAGCTATGTATACCACTATTTACCCACTGCTGTATGTAGAAAGTGAGCGTGAATATGCTCATTTCAGCTCACTTGTAGATTTTTCCGCTCAGTTTTTGTTCCTAACATAATGTGACTTAACTAAATAATTAAAGCAGTATCAGTTCGGAGAGCTGCTTTTTCCCCCTCAGTATGCCTGGACAAGCTAACAGCCGTACTAGCAAACTATTTCCCCAGACATTTCTGACTACTCAAGCCTGGATACGTTTGAGCATTGATTTCACAAAGGATTAGTTCAGAAGAGCTGATAAGAAGGTCCCACCCTCCAGATCTGAGTTTGCCCTGAAACAAAGCCAACACATCGCTtcattttctgtcacagaaaaggCACTAGTCCTATACATAAATGTATacctccatgaaaaaaaaagcactttgctgCTTATTGTAGCAAATAAATGAAGTTAAGACTTTCTTTTCCAGCAGAGAGAGTGGTTATTAACAGAGTTAGTTTGATTAGTGCATGAGAAACGGTCCTTTccgaggggtgggggaagggagagttGTTCCATAATTATCTGCCGGGCACCTCCCACTCACAGAGACCAGGAACTCAACCTCCCTCACTGCACACAATTATGTATTGTTACAGCCTTTGTAAGAGTCGTCAGCAGCCCGTTAAAATCAAATTGCGCGTAGCCAGGCAAAGTTTCGTTTACTGTTCCACAAGGATGGTGCTCAACTGGCTATTTCCTTTGCAGGAATAACAGGTCATTGGCTCCTCTCTAAATATTTTGGGTGCATTTGTCTCTAGATCAATTTTCACTTCTAGTTTATTGCTAGATGATACTTGAAAGCCTTGTCAAATGGATTTGGGAATGATGtcttttaaaagctttgagtTCAGGTCATAAAGCCCTGTCATTAAATATACTGCGTTATCTAGGGTAAGAGGACTCCTCCCCAGTCTTTCAGACTTTAATTCCatatttttttggaaaacagGGGACATTTTAGACTATCTTTAGGATCTATAGCAAA
The Harpia harpyja isolate bHarHar1 chromosome 12, bHarHar1 primary haplotype, whole genome shotgun sequence genome window above contains:
- the SCG2 gene encoding secretogranin-2, which translates into the protein MAETKTFQLGAACALTFFFVLIYWVDAASFQQHQLLQKDPDYVMKNLQRFPNPDMIKALEYIEDLRKQTNKGESSPDYNSYQSVPYLLQQKESKDQVHLPDNVRDSLPEDESQWVKVMLEALRQAEKESKAGPRENKPFGLSSDNNFAAGVADDYEAYKWPERWQKYLKMPLGHYEDSSRDSPFKRTNEIVEEQYTPQSLATLESVFQELGKMAGPNNHKKERLDEDQKLYTDDEDDVYKVNNIAYEDVVGGEDWNPIEEKVESQTQEEIKDSKEEIDKHEEEIDDEMKRSAKLGLLEDEIRRDNKDQMSEDVSKLMNYYLKRLIGGAGNRKLRTGGELEEKRGPTFLDKQLNPQSIAQLIEISRNLQIPPEDLIDMLKAGEKKQLQSERLEAEQEVEFPEDLDEIVETNLGQSDIFKNNVNSKNGYMKQPLNVIPENLPEDLNIEDIVSLLGTDNLANQNPSYLLNRLNQENDLPRLSYIPRRLKGHPLPKAAWMNDLERRQMEYEKLNEKDEELADYLAKVLAKYPEVINMNQMKRVPLPASESDLQEDDRLEQAIREHLSRLGPQEAAKLASLSKRLSMAGETDDTQNRQYLDEDMLAKVLEYLKQEKSELERDHITKRAMENM